One genomic region from Sciurus carolinensis chromosome 2, mSciCar1.2, whole genome shotgun sequence encodes:
- the LOC124977507 gene encoding olfactory receptor 4F15 yields MDGMNHSVVSEFVFLGLTNSWEIQFLLLVFSLLFYLASIMGNLVIVFTVTLDAHLHSPMYFLLANLSVIDMVFCSITAPKMIGDIFKKHKTISFCGCITQIFFSHAFGGTEMVLLIAMAFDRYVAICKPLHYLTIMSPKMCLYFLVTSWIIGVIHSSVQLVFVVDLPFCGPNIFDSFYCDLPRLLRLACTNTRELEFMVTVNSGLISVGSFVLLVISYMVIVFTVWKHSRGGSSKALSTLSAHVTVVVLFFGPLMFFYTWPSPMSHLDKYLAIFDAFITPFLNPVIYTFRNKDMKVAMRRLCSRLVHHRKIS; encoded by the coding sequence ATGGATGGAATGAATCACTCTGTAGTATCAGAGTTTGTATTCCTGGGACTCACTAATTCATGGGAGATTCAGTTTCTCCTGCTTGTCTTCTCCTTATTGTTCTACCTTGCAAGCATAATGGGAAACCTTGTCATTGTGTTCACTGTAACCTTGGATGCTCACCTGCACTCCCCCATGTATTTCCTCCTGGCTAATCTCTCAGTCATTGATATGGTATTTTGCTCAATCACAGCTCCTAAGATGATTGGTGATATTTTCAAGAAGCACAAAACCATCTCATTTTGTGGATGTATTACTCAGATCTTCTTTAGCCATGCTTTTGGGGGCACTGAGATGGTGCTGCTCATAGCCATGGCCTTTGATAGATATGTGGCCATATGCAAGCCTCTGCACTACCTGACCATCATGAGTCCAAAAATGTGTCTCTACTTTTTAGTCACTTCCTGGATCATTGGtgttatccactcatcagtgCAATTAGTTTTTGTGGTAGATTTACCTTTCTGTGGCCCTAACATATTTGACAGTTTTTACTGTGACCTTCCCCGTCTCCTCAGACTTGCCTGCACAAACACTCGAGAACTTGAGTTCATGGTCACTGTCAACAGTGGACTCATTTCAGTGGGCTCCTTTGTCTTGCTAGTCATTTCCTATATGGTCATTGTGTTCACTGTTTGGAAACACTCTCGTGGGGGCTCATCCAAGGCCCTCTCTACTCTGTCAGCTCACGTCACTGTGGTTGTCTTGTTCTTTGGGCCACTCATGTTCTTCTACACATGGCCTTCTCCCATGTCACACCTGGATAAGTATCTTGCCATTTTTGATGCATTTATCACTCCTTTTTTGAATCCAGTCATCTATACATTCAGGAACAAAGACATGAAAGTGGCAATGAGGAGACTGTGCAGTCGTCTGGTGCATCATAGAAAGATTTCATAA